The Helianthus annuus cultivar XRQ/B chromosome 15, HanXRQr2.0-SUNRISE, whole genome shotgun sequence genomic sequence CTGGGTATGTCGGAGGCCCTACAATGGCCGTCATAGCACTCAAATGTCCCGATATCGAAGTGGCAGTTGTCGATATTTCCGTACCTCGTATCAACGCCTGGAATAGTGACCAACTCCCTATCTACGAGCCGGGCCTCGAAGATGTCGTAAAGCAGTGCAGAGGCAAAAACCTTTTCTTCAGCACAGATGTCGAGAAACACGTATGCGAGGCCGATATAGTCTTCGTTTCAGTCAATACCCCAACCAAGACTCGTGGTCTTGGTGCTGGAAAAGCTGCAGATCTCACGTACTGGGAAAGCGCTGCTCGTATGATTGCTGATGTGTCAAAGTCGGATAAAATCGTAGTCGAGAAATCAACCGTTCCGGTTAAAACAGCAGAAGCGATCGAAAAGATACTGACGCATAACAGCAAAGGAATCAACTTCCAGATTCTTTCCAACCCGGAGTTTCTCGCTGAGGGAACGGCTATTGAAGATCTTTTCAAACCCGATAGGGTCCTCATCGGTGGTCGGGAAACCCCCGAAGGCCAGAAAGCAATCAAAACGTTAAAAGACGTTTACGCTCATTGGGTCCCCGAAGAAAACATCATCACAACAAATCTATGGTCGGCAGAGCTTTCTAAACTTGCTGCCAACGCGTTCTTGGCACAAAGAATCTCTTCTGTGAACGCCATGTCAGCTCTCTGCGAGGCAACCGGTGCAAACGTTACCGAGGTTTCATATGCAGTTGGTAAAGATACTCGAATCGGTTCGAAGTTCTTGAACCCGAGTGTCGGATTCGGCGGGTCTTGCTTCCAGAAGGATATATTGAACTTGGTTTACATTTGCGAGTGTAATGGCCTCCCGGAAGTGGCAGAATATTGGCGACAAGTCATCAAGATCAATGACTACCAAAAATCCCGCTTCGTAAACCGCATTGTCGCTTCTATGTTCAACACGGTTTCAAACAAAAAGATTGCGGTTCTCGGATTCGCATTCAAGAAAGATACCGGCGATACTCGAGAAACCCCTGCGATTGACGTTTGCAAGGGTTTGTTAGGTGACAAGGCCCGTTTAAGCATCTACGATCCGCAAGTTACCGAGGATCAGATCCAACGAGATCTTTCAATGAACAAGTTCGATTGGGACCATCCTCTTCACTTGCAGCCGATGAGCCCGAGTACCGTGAAACAAGTGAGCGTTGTGTGGGACGCGTATGCAGCCACCAAGGATGCGCATGGTGTTTGTATTTTGACCGAGTGGAATGAGTTTAAAACACTAGATTTTCAGAAGATATATGACAACATGCAGAAGCCAGCATTTATCTTCGATGGAAGGAACGTCGTTGATGCTGAAAAGTTGAGGGAGATCGGGTTCATTGTTTACTCGATCGGTAAGCCGTTGGATGCCTGGCTCAAGGACATGCCTGCTGTGGCTTAAAAGCGTTTCGTTGGTGACTATATTTCTTAATTTTGTTAATCTGTGACTTTACTATGTCTCATCATTACttgtttgtttcaaacaaataCAGTAggaacatttaaaaaataaatagttgCATCATTGTAATATGAGTTCTTATGAGatatgatatatatattttttcttacTATACATCGTTTAAGAGGTATGTTGTCGTTTAGTTGGCGATAGTTAGGTGAGTATCGTTTAAAGTATGGTGTCGATTGATTCGTGTAATAAATGACATTATACACACTATTAAATAACAATCCGAATGGTAATAAAaaaatcacgttttcatttatTATGATTTGAATCCGATTTACAAATGGGTCGGGTTCTAGGATCCGTTTTTTTGCGGATGTTACAACTAAGAAGCGTGACACGGCTGCAACAAATGTTGCCTAGCCAAATGGTGTCCACCATCATAGTGATTTTACACATTCACATCATCAAGACCCGATTCTCTAAAGAACCGTCGCAAATGAGGATGCAAACAACCAAACAACACTTTAAATACATACCTAAAGGGGGTACAACCA encodes the following:
- the LOC110911055 gene encoding UDP-glucose 6-dehydrogenase 3, which codes for MVKICCIGAGYVGGPTMAVIALKCPDIEVAVVDISVPRINAWNSDQLPIYEPGLEDVVKQCRGKNLFFSTDVEKHVCEADIVFVSVNTPTKTRGLGAGKAADLTYWESAARMIADVSKSDKIVVEKSTVPVKTAEAIEKILTHNSKGINFQILSNPEFLAEGTAIEDLFKPDRVLIGGRETPEGQKAIKTLKDVYAHWVPEENIITTNLWSAELSKLAANAFLAQRISSVNAMSALCEATGANVTEVSYAVGKDTRIGSKFLNPSVGFGGSCFQKDILNLVYICECNGLPEVAEYWRQVIKINDYQKSRFVNRIVASMFNTVSNKKIAVLGFAFKKDTGDTRETPAIDVCKGLLGDKARLSIYDPQVTEDQIQRDLSMNKFDWDHPLHLQPMSPSTVKQVSVVWDAYAATKDAHGVCILTEWNEFKTLDFQKIYDNMQKPAFIFDGRNVVDAEKLREIGFIVYSIGKPLDAWLKDMPAVA